The genome window GAGCCCCGCCAGACGGGGCTCGACAGCGTAAGCTTCCTGTTTTCCCCGAATCCAGGGGAAGAACCGAAGCCCCTGGCGCGGATTGCCTCCGGTGGGGAGCTTTCGCGGCTCATGCTGGCCCTCAAGCAGGTCCACCCCGAGAGCGACGTGCCGACCCTCATCTTCGACGAGGTGGATACCGGCATCGGCGGCGCCACATCGGCCTGGTGGGGGAGAAGCTCAAGCGGGTGAGCCGTGCCCAGCAGGTCCTCTGCATTACCCATCTCCCCCAGGTTGCCGCCTTTGCCGATCGGCACTACAAGGTGGAAAAGCGGGTTGAAGGCGGACGGACCGCCACGGCGGTCACCCCCCTTGAAGGGGAGGGCCGGGTGGCGGAAATGGCGCGGATGCTCGGTGGGGTGACCATCACCGGCACCACCCTCGACCATGCCCGGGAGATGATCGATGGCGCCCGCAGAGCCGCTGCCGGGAGCTGATACTCGCGCCGGCGCCGTTATCTGGTACACTTGTGCGGATGTGTAATTTTCATGAGGAGCGAGGCAGATGCAGACCATTCCCATAGCCCTCGCCGCGCCGGACATGGTTCTGGCCCGGGAGGTGAAGCGGGCCGACAATCCACAGGGCCCACCGATCTGCGGCAAGGGAACCGTTATTACAGCGGCCCTGTTGGAGCGGCTGCGCAATCTGGGGGTGAAGACCCTCACCGTTGAGGGCAGGCCGGTTGAGCTCGAAGGGGAAAAGACCCTGGACGACATGCTGGCCGATCTGGACCGGCGTTTCAGCAAAGTGGAGGGGAATCCGCTCATGCAGCGGCTCAAGGAGTTGTTCCGGGCGGGCATCGTCCGCTCCGTGGAGGGTGGCGGTGAACGATAAGCGGACCGAGATTTTCGAGATTATCCGTGACACGAGCACGCTCCCGACGCTGCCCGGCATCGTGACCCGGCTCCAGGCCCTATCGGAAAACCGCAAGTCAACCATCCAGGAAATGGCGCAACTCGTCTCCTCTGACCAGATCCTGTCGGCACGGGTGCTGCGCCTGGTGAACTCCCCCTCCTACGGGTTCTACCGGGTTTCCACCATCTCCAACGCCTTGATCCTCCTGGGCGTGAACGTCATCAAGAGCCTGGCGCTCAGCTCCTCCATCTTCGAAATCATGGAAAAGACCATCGTGGGGCTTTGGGAGCACTCCCTCGGAGCCGGCGTGGCTGCGAACATCATCGCCCGCCGCCTGAAGCTCCCCGAGGTGGAGGAAATCTCCACGGCAGCGCTTCTGCACGACATCGGCAAGGTGATCATCAAGGAGAAGTGCCCCGAGGACTATGCCCGCGTCGCCATGCTCATGGAGAGGAAGGGGCTGGCCATGCTGGACGCGGAGCGGGAGCTGCTGGGAACCGATCACGCGGAGGTGGGGGAGTGGCTCGTGCGGAGCTGGTACCTGCCGGACAAGCTGAGTGAGCCCGTGGCCTGTCACCACGACGTGGCCCGCTCGTCGACCCACCAGGTGAAGACCGCCGTGGTCCATCTGGCCGATGTGCTCGTGAAAGCCAGCGGCTTCGGTTTCAGCGGCGACGAGTATGTCCCCCAGATCCAGCCCGAGGCGTGGCAGAGGCTGGGCATGACCGAGAACGACCTGGCCGTCATCGTGGAAGAGTTGGAGGACAGGCTGATCGAAACGAAAAACTTCAGTCTGGAGATACAGGCCGTCGATGAGATCTGATCTGAGAATAGCCATCGTTGCCAATGAAAAGCGGGGGGACGGCAATATCGAGCTCCGCCTCCAGAGCAAGGGGTATCAGGTGGTGACCCTGACGACCCCCTCCAGCGTTATGGGGTTCATCTACTCGGATCCCCCCGACGTGATCCTCATGGATCTCTCCTCGCCCGACGAGGCGTTCCTGGGCATTATCAGGAGCCTCAAGGACGACTTTTTCTTCAGCACCATTCCGGTCATCGGCATGATGCCGGAGCCGGCGGCCGAGTTTTTCGACTGGGAAGAGTATCCCCTGGATGATTTCGTCACCTTCCCCCTCAACTTCCGGGAGCTTTTCACCCGCATCGTTCTGTCGCTGCGGCGGCTGCGGCGGGTTTTCGACAACAATCCCCTCACCAGGCTGCCGGGCAACACCTCCATTCAGCGCGCCATCGAGCAGACGGTGGGCAAGCCCATGGCGGTCTGCTATGTGGACATCAACCACTTCAAGCAGTATAACGATGTCTACGGCTTCACCCACGGCGACGAGGTCCTGAGGATGCTCGGCCGCATCGTGTCCAACGCCGTGAAGGACGCGGGCGACGGGTTCGCGGGGCACATCGGCGGGGACGACTTCGTCTTCATCGTCCCCTTCGACCAGGCCGAGGCGGTTGCCGGGCGGATCATCGCCAACTTTACGGCCGTGGTTTCGGAGCTCTTCAACGAGGAGGAAAAGCGCAACGGCTTCTTCCTGGCCCACGACCGCAAGGGGAACGAGGAGAAGGTCCCCCTCATGGGGGTCGCCATTGCCGTCGTTCCCACGGACTCTCCCAAAATCGGCCACTACGCCAAGGTGGCCGAGGTGGCGGCAGAGCTCAAGACCCTTGCCAAGCAATCCCACAAGAGCTGCTTTGTCGTTGACCGACGCAAGTTCTGATCCGTTTTTCCATCTTCATTCCATCACGCAAGGAGATACCGCGCCATGCTCCGCAAGGCCCAGATTGCCGACGTCAAGGACATACAGAAGCTTCTCACCCACTTCGCCAGCCGGGGCGATATGCTCTCCCGCTCACTGTCGGAGCTGTATGAGGCGATCCGCGATTTTTACGTCTGGGAGGAACACGGGGTGGTGCTCGGCGCCGCGGCCCTCCATATCATGTGGGAAGACCTGGCGGAGATCCGGTCCGTGGCCGTGTCCGAGGATGCGGGGCGCAAGGGGATCGGTACCATGCTCGTGCAGGCCTGTATCGACGAGGCCAGGCAATTGGGGCTCAAGCGCGTATTCTGCCTCACCTACAAGCCCGATTTCTTCGGCAAGTTCGGTATGAGGATCGTGGACAAATCGGAGTTGCCCCACAAGGTCTGGACCGACTGCATCAAGTGCGTCAAGTTCCCCGACTGCGATGAAATCGCGATGATTCTCGATCTCTGAGAGGTTGCCATGGATACCGCCGGCATGATCAGCGCCGTTCAAGACCTACTCGCCAGCCGTTCCCTGGACGGGTGGGAAATAACCGCCGCAGCGTCGCGCATTCTCTCCATCGAGGTAAAGGAGCAAAAGGTCGATACGTTCAAGTGTTCCGCCCCGCTGGGAGTGAGCGTGCGCGTGCTGAAGAACGGCGGCATGGGGTTCTCCTTTTCCACGAGCATGGCGCCGGAGGACCTGGCGCGCATGGTGGACAACGCCCTGGTGGGTGCCGAAAGCCAGACCCCTGACCCGGACCACGGTTTCCCCGACCCGCCGGCGGCATATCCCGATGTTCCTGGACTGTTCGACGACGGGCTTGCGACCGTGGCCGAGGAGGCAAAGATCGCCGTCGCGCTGGACCTCGAGCGGCTTACCCTGGCGGCCGACCCGCGGGTGCGGAAGGTGCGGAAAGCCACCTACGGCGATTCCATGGTGGAAACCATGGTGGTCAATTCCCGGGGCGTCAGCGGCCGCTACCGGGGAACATCGGTGTCAGCCAGCGTGACGGCCGTTGCCGAGGAAAACGGCCAGTCTCAGATGGGATGGGATTTCGATTTCTCGTCCCGCTTCGGCGGCATCTCGGTGGAGCGGATCGTTGCCGGTGCCGTTGCCAAGCGACCGGGCTCCTGGGCGCCGCCACGGTGCCGACCATGCGCTGTCCCGCAGTGCTCGACACCTACGTGGCCACCGAGATTCTCGAAGTGCTGGCGCCGGCGTTTCTGGCCGAGAACGTCCAAAAGGGCAAGTCGCTCCTGGCCGGCAAGCGGGGCGAGATGATCGTTGCACCGCTGCTCACCATCCGGGACGACGGTACCCTGCCCGGTGGCATGGGAACCGCTCCCTTCGATGCGGAGGGAGTGCCCAAGCGGAATACGGTCCTGGTGGAAAGCGGGCGCCTCGTCGGCTACCTCTACGATACGCTCCGGGCGCGCAAGGAAGGGGTCGCCTCCACCGGAAACGCCATTCGCAGCGGCATCAAATCGCCGCCGCACATGGGGGTATCCAATCTCTTCATCGAGAACGGCACCGAATCTCCCGAAGCGCTCCTGGCGGGAATCCCGCGGGGGGTGCTGCTGACCGAGGTGATGGGGATGCATACCGCCAATACCATTTCGGGCGATTTCTCCGTGGGCGCGGCCGGCTTCCTGGTGGAGGACGGGCGCGTTGTCCGGCCGGTGAAGGGGATCGCCATCGCGGGCAACATTCTGGAGCTGTTCAGGGGGGTCGAGGCGGTGGGAAATGACCTGCGCTTCTACGGTACCGTGGGCTCGCCGTCGTTGCGGATTGCCGCCCTGGACGTGAGCGGGGAGTAAGTCCGGCCGCGCCGCATCGTTTTTCGCGTATCCGACAAAAACAGCCGCCCGGCATGACCGGTGCGGCTGTTTTTGTCTGTGGTGCGTACGGTTTGGTTTCGCTGTTACATGTACACCATGACCCGGAGGGCGAACTTGCCGTCCAGGCTCATGAAGGGGATGGTAACCCCCTTGCACTGGACATTCATGCTGGAGCTGCCGCCCGACTGATCCTGCGACGACCCCTCGGCAACGGTGCGCAGCATGCCGGATACGATGAGGGGGAGCCCCAGGGCCACGTTGCCGTACTGCTCATGATATTTGGTCTTGAACACGCCGGCGATGTTGTTGGTCAGTTCACCGATGGCATCCCTGATGGATTCCTCGTCGGGCTCGTCGATCATCAGCAGTTCCTTGGCGATCGTGACCGCTGCGGTGCTCTCTGCCGCCAGAATGATATAGCCCACCCGGTCGCCCGCAACCCCGACGATGCCGACCACGTCGGAATCGACGGGGTCAACCTTCCGCTCAACTTTTCCTGCGAATATGTCTACGCTCAGGTAGTTTTTGAAGGTGTCCTGGGTGGCGGACATGATGGTGAACATGATTTCTTCGAAGGTGATTGCAGACATGGGCGCTCCCCTTGATCAGTGGTTTCTGAGTTTTCTCATCGCCCCGCAGCCGGAAAACTTTAACAATTTTTCCGGCTGCGGGGTCACGGTTCCGTTACTTCACCAGGTCGGCCAGCACGAGCACCGTCCAGTAGGGGGACGCCATGAGGATGGCAATGGAGGCGATATAGGACGGCATGTAGTAGAGGCCGCTGCGAAAGACCGTGCCGAGGGGGATGCCCGACATGCCGGATACCACGTAGCAGCAGATGCCGATGGGGGGCATGATGGACCCCATGGTGGTCACGATGGTGATCACCTGGCCGAACCAGATGGGGTCGTAGCCCAGTTGGGTCACCAGCGGGTAGAAGATGGGGAGCGACACCAGCAGGAACGCCAGGGCGTCCATGATGCAACCGCCGATGATGTAGCAGGCCAGGATGACCCAGAGGACCATCCAGCGGGGAAGGTCCAGCGAGCTGATCCACTCGGCGGTTTCATAGGGAAGCCGCGTGATGGTCAGGAACTTGGCGAAGATGACCGCGCCGGCCACGATCATGAACACCATGCAGGAGATGCGCAGGGTGTCCACGAATGCCCCGGTCAGTTTCTGCCACGTGAGCTTTCTGCGCAGACCGCAGATCACGAGGGCCAGGAAGCAGCTCACTGCCGCCGCCTCGGTGGCGGTCACCACGCCGGTGAACAGGGCGTACATGATGATGGCGAAAAGGATTAGGATGTCAATGGCCTCGGGCAGGGCGGCGAACCGCTCCCCCCAGCCGCTTCTGGGCCCCTCGGGCCCCCAGTCCGGGTGGCGGCGGCAGATCCAGACCACGGTCAGGAGGATGAGGATCGTCAAAATGGCGCTGGGGATGACGTTGCCGAAGAAGAGCTTGCCGATGGACTGGCCCGTGTAGAGCCCGTAGACCACCAGCACGATGCTCGGGGGGATCAGGACCCCCAGGGTCGCGCCGGCAGCCACGGAGCCGGCGTTGAGCAGCGGATGGTACTTGTACTCCTTCATGGCCGGAATCGCCACGGCGCTCATGGTGGCGGCGGTGGCGGTGTTGGATCCGCTGATGGCCGAGAAGGCCGCCGATGCCAGGATCGTGGTCATGGCAAGGCCGCCGCGCTTGTGGCCGAACCACTTGTAGGTGGCGTGATAGAGGCTGTTGTTGTAGCCGGCGTAGTGGACGATTTCCCCCACCAATATGAATAAGGGGATGACCGTGAGGCCGTAGTTGGAAAAGCTGCCCCAGAGCTCGCTGCCGAGCATGGCCAGGGCCGCGTCCCAGGTGGTGACCGTGGCGATGCCGAGAAAACCGACCATCATGAGGGTGAAGGCGGCGGGAATCCGCAGCACGAACAGCATGAAAAACATGGCACAGATGCCGTAGACGCCGACAATGGGACCGCTCACTCCTCACTCTCCTTACCGCGCAATACCGTTTTTATACAATCAATGAACGACACCCCGGCCAGCACGCCGAAACCGGCAGCCACCACGTAGACAAAGGGGTAGTAGGTCAGCTTCAGCGTCTCGGACAACTCTCCCGACAGGCGTAGCTTGTCGCCCCAGACCCACACCTGCCAGGCGGCGATGCCGAACAGCCCGCAGGTGACGGCATGGTTCACCGCGTCGAGCAGCCGCTTGACCGGCGCCGGAAAGCGCTCCGACAGGATGTCGACCACGATGTGGTCCTTGCGGCGCTGGGTGTGCCCCAGGGCACCGGCAATGACGATGGCGCCCAGGAACGAGACGATCTCGTAGGTACCGGCAAAGGGGGCCCGGCCGATCCGGGACGCCACGTTGCCGGTGGCCAGCAGCACGAGCGCCAGGAGCGCCACACCGCCGACGACCATGAATGCCTTGGAGATGATGCCGAATACACGTTCCATGATTACGTCCGGTCCCTGATCCCCGCGTTCCTACCGCGTTTTCTTCGCCGGTGTCTCGTACTTCTTCCGGAAGGCCTGGACATCCGCCACGATCTGCTTGCCGTTCAGCCCCTGGGCGCTCACCTTTTTGACATAGTCATCCACCATGGGGGAGAGGAGCGCGTTGATCTGTTTCTGGTCGGCGGCCGGCAGGGTGAACACCTGGTGCTGGTAGCCCTTCTTCGCCCAGGCGAGAGATTCCTGCACGTGGCGGTCGGCGTACTCGCCGGTCCATGCGGCCTGATCGCGGGAAAGACCGTCCAGGGCCTTCTTGACGTCGGCGGGGAGCGAATTCCACTTGGACTTGTTCATGACCACCGCAAAGGAAACCACCGGCAGGTTGGCGATGGTCGCGTAGGGAGTGTAGCTGGCGAACTTGAGATCCTGGAGAATTTCAAGGGAAGAGATCATCCCCTTGACGATTCCCTTCTGGATGGCTTCGGGGGTCTCCGATTGGGGCATGGCCACCGGCACCGCCCCCAGGCGCTTGGCCACTTCGGCGCTTGTGCCGGCCACGCGGAGTTCCATCCCCTTCAGGTCGGCCAGGCGTCGTACCGGTGCCTTGGTCATGAAGTTGGTGGGAGGGCAGGTGAAGACCGTCAGTACTTTTACCTTTTCAAACTCTCTGGGCTTGTACTTTTCGATCAGGTCGTAGAGAACCAGGCTTGCCACCCTGGCGCTCGTGAAGCCCAGGGGAAGGTCCACCGCTTCGGACACGGGGAAGCGCCCCGGCTGGTAACTCATGGCGAAGTTGCCGATGTCGGCGATGCCGGAGGTAACCCCCTCGAACATGTTCTTGGCGTTGAGGAGCGTGCCGCCGGGGAAGGTCTTCACCTTCACCCTGCCGCCGGTCCGCTTTTCCACTTCCTTGGCCCAGCGCTCCATCTGGACGCCGGGGAAGGTGGCCGCGGGCGGGAAGTTGGCGTAGGTGAGGGTGATGGCCGACTGGGCGCGGGCCGTGCCGGCTGCGGGGGCGAGCGATGCCAACAGCAGCGCGAGGAGCATGAACAGGGTGAACCGTTTCATTGGGGGACCTCCCGGGCGTGATTGGGTTTCATGATATCGAACATGAATTTAATTAATGCGGCATGGAGGGATTGCTTTTGTATAAAGAAATATCCCCGGAAATTCAAGCCGATTCTCGGCGCAAACGCCCCATTCGTCGAGAATTTCGGTTGACAAAAAAGGGCCGACCACGGAAAATCTAATGATTTTTCCAACGGAAGGAGCCCTTTTCGGTGAGTGAACGGAAGCTGTTGCTTGGCAACGATGCCATGGCCCACGGCCTTGTGGAGAGCGGATGCAGTGTCGTTGCCTCGTATCCCGGCACGCCCGCCTCGGAGATCCTCTCCGGCGTGGCTCTCTGGCGGGAGCGCTACGGCGTGCCCATGCACGTGGAGTGGGCCGTTAATGAGAAGGTGGCCTTCGAGATTGCCTACGCCGCCGCCCAGTCCGGTTTGCGGGCAGCCACGGCCATGAAGCAGGTGGGGCTCAATGTTGCCTCCGATCCGTTCATGAGTGCCGCCTACCTGGGAGTCACCGGCGGTTTCGTGGTCATCTCCGCCGACGACCCGGGGCCCCACTCGTCCCAGACCGAGCAGGACAGCCGCCTGACGGCCATGTCCGCCAAGGTGCCCGTTCTTGACCCCGATTCCCCCAACCAGGCCCGGGAGCTCATCGCCGCCGGGTTCGAGCTGTCCGAGGCCTTCCGGGTGCCGGTCATGCTCCGGCCCACTACCCGCGTCTGCCACGCCAACCAGGACATCCTCCCCGGTCCGGTTGCTCCGTCCGAACGGACGGCCGCGTTTGTCAAGGATCCAGCCCGGTGGGCCGCTACCCCGGTCTTTCGTCACAAGCTTCACCTGAAGCTGGAGGAGAAACTGGCCGGCATTGCCGCCTGGGAGCCGACCGCCCCGCGGTTGCTCAATCCGGGGGTCTCTTCCAGGAAGGCACTGGTCGCCTCCGGCGTGGCAGCGGCCCATGCCCGCGAGGTGCTGGCAGACCTGGGGCTCAGGGACGTCCTTCCCCTCTGGCAGGTGGTGCAGCCCTATCCTCTGCACACGGCGTTCGTGGAGCGGCTTCTGGCCGACTACGACGAGATCCTGGTGCTGGAGGAGACCACCGGGGTCATGGAGTTGCAACTGGCCGACCGCCACCGGGTAAAGGGAAAGCGGTCGGGCTTTGTTCCTGAGGTGGGAGAACTGTCCCCGGAACTGGTGGAGCGTCTGGTGGCCGCTTTTGCCGGCATTCCCGCCGCACCCTCCGTTGCGCCCCCCACGGGCGGCGGACGCCGGCCGACCCTCTGCCCGGGCTGCCCCCACCGGGCCAGCTTTTATGCCATCAAGCGGGCTGCGCCCAAGGGAATCTATCCTTCCGACATCGGCTGCTACACCCTCGGCCTCAACCTGGGAGGGGTCGACACGGTCCTCTGCATGGGGGCGGCGGTCTCCCAGGCGGCCGGCTTCTACCACGCCTACAAACTTTCCGGCCAGGTGCCCGACATCGTCGCCACCATCGGCGACTCCACCTTCTTCCACGCGGGAATCCCGCCGCTCATCGACGCCGTGGTGCAGGATGCGCGGTTCGTGCTCGTGATTCTGGACAATGCCACCACCGCCATGACCGGCAACCAGCCGACCCCGGCACTGGGGTGGGGCGCCGGCGGGGTGCCCACGGCGACGGTGGATATGGAGGGGCTGGTAAAGGCATGCGGCGTGCGCTTCTGCCGGTCGGGCGAGCCGGGCAACCTTCCCGCTTTTACCGCCCTGATGAAAGAAGCGGTGGCCTTTGCCCGGACCGACGGGCTTGCCGTGGTCATTGCCCGCCAGCCCTGCGTGGTTGACCGGACCTACACCGGCGAACGGCCGCCGAAGCGCGCGGTGCGGGTAAGCGATGCCTGCAACGGGTGCCGCTTCTGCACTACCCAGTTCGAGTGCCCGGCCCTGGTCTACGACGAAGAAACGAAGCGGGTGGTTGTCGATACCCTCGTCTGTTCCAAGTGCGGCGTCTGCGTCGATGTCTGTCCGCGGTTGGCCATCGAGGAGGTGGGAAAATGACCGGGGGAGAGCAACTGATCATCAGCGGGGTGGGGGGGCAGGGAATCCTGTTCGTCACCCGCATTCTGGCCGAGACCGCCATCCGCACCGGCATGCCGGTCATGACCTCCGAAACCCACGGCATGGCCCAGCGGGGCGGGGTGGTCATCTCCCACCTGAAGGCGGGCGAATTCTCAAGTCCCCTCGTGCGCCCCGGCAGGGCCGACGGCCTGCTGGCCATGAAGGAGGAGAACATTGCGCTCCACCGGCACTTCCTCCGTCCCGGCGGGTGGATCGTGGCCAATGCCTCCCGTGTCCCGGCCGGACTTGAGGGGCACCCGGTCCATGTGATCGACGCCGACGCCCTTGCCCTGGAGATCGGCTCCCCCCAGGCGGTGAACCTGATCCTCCTCGGCTTTGCCCTGGCCCGGCTCACCGATGCCGGCCTCTTCTGCTCCACCAGCCAGGTGATTGCAACCATCGAGCACCGGCTGGGTGAAAAGGGGGCGCTCCGGGCCGCATCTCTCAAGGCCCTGCGTCTCGGCATGGAGCGGGCGGAGGCTTGATTTTCCGGTAATCCTTTCCGATGGAGGTTGTAACCCCCTATGCTGACCCGCTTTCCCGCCCACTACTCATCTCCCGCGGAACTTGAACGGCTCCAGCTCGACGGCCTGCGCTGGACCGTGAACCACGCCTGGCGCAACTCGCCCTTTTACCGCAGCCGGCTCGAAGAAGCGGGCGTGACGCCAGACGACGTCACGGGCCTCGCGGATATTGCGAAGCTTCCCTTCACCTCTGCCGACGATCTGCGCGACGGCTATCCCTTTCCCCTTCGTGCGGCCACCCATGAGCAGCTCGTCCGGATCCACTCATCCTCGGGGACGACAGGGAAGCGGAAAATCCTCTGCTACACCCAGAAAGATGTGGATGACTGGGCCGACATGTTCTGCCGTTGCTACGAGATGGCCGGGGTCACCCGTGAAGACCGGGTGCAGATCTGTGTCGGGTATGGTCTCTGGACCGCCGGAGCGGGTTTCCAGTTGGGATGCGAGCGGTACGGCGCCCTGGCAGTGCCCGTGGGGCCGGGGAATCTCGATATCCAGACCACCTTTCTGGTGGATCTTCAGTCAACGGTGGTCTGTTGCACCGCCTCCATGGGGCTGCTCCTGGCCGAAGAGGTCCAGCGGCGCGATCTGCGGGACAAGATCGCCGTGCGCAAGGTGATCCTCGGTGCCGAACGCTCCAGCGAGGCGATTCTAGCCAAGATCCGCGAATGCCTCGGTGCCGAATCGGTCCACGACATCACCGGCCTCACCGAGGTGTACGGTCCCGGCACGGGGCTTTCCTGCGGAGCGCCCGGCGCAGACGGCTCCATTCACTACTGGGCCGACTACTATCTCCTTGAAATCCTCGACCCGGAAACACTCCAGCCGGTGCAGCCAGGGGAGGTGGGGGAGATGGTCTTCACTACGCTGCGCAAGGAGGGGGCACCGCTCATCCGCTATCGCTCCCGGGACCTGACCCGCCTCGTGCCGGGCGATTGCCCCTGTGGCTGCGTTCTTCCCCGTCACGACCGGATACTCGGGCGTTCCGACGATGTGGTGATTTTCCGGGGGGTCAACATCTATCCCGGACAGATCGATGAGATTCTCGACCGGATCGATGGGCTCGGCAGTGAATTCCAAGTGGTTCTGGACCGGGGTGCCGATGGTCGCGACCACATGACCATCCGGGTGGAGCGGGCCGAAGATGCTGCGCCCACAGCGGATGCCCTCCTCTGCAAGGCGATCGTGTCGGGGGTGAAGCATTCCCTGATGGTCTCCTGCGAGGTGGACCTCCTCCCCTACGGCGAGCTCCCCCGGTCCGAGCGCAAGACCCGCCGCATGTTCGACAACCGCGC of Geobacter anodireducens contains these proteins:
- a CDS encoding HD family phosphohydrolase, with protein sequence MNDKRTEIFEIIRDTSTLPTLPGIVTRLQALSENRKSTIQEMAQLVSSDQILSARVLRLVNSPSYGFYRVSTISNALILLGVNVIKSLALSSSIFEIMEKTIVGLWEHSLGAGVAANIIARRLKLPEVEEISTAALLHDIGKVIIKEKCPEDYARVAMLMERKGLAMLDAERELLGTDHAEVGEWLVRSWYLPDKLSEPVACHHDVARSSTHQVKTAVVHLADVLVKASGFGFSGDEYVPQIQPEAWQRLGMTENDLAVIVEELEDRLIETKNFSLEIQAVDEI
- a CDS encoding acetyltransferase; this encodes MLRKAQIADVKDIQKLLTHFASRGDMLSRSLSELYEAIRDFYVWEEHGVVLGAAALHIMWEDLAEIRSVAVSEDAGRKGIGTMLVQACIDEARQLGLKRVFCLTYKPDFFGKFGMRIVDKSELPHKVWTDCIKCVKFPDCDEIAMILDL
- a CDS encoding chemotaxis protein CheX — its product is MSAITFEEIMFTIMSATQDTFKNYLSVDIFAGKVERKVDPVDSDVVGIVGVAGDRVGYIILAAESTAAVTIAKELLMIDEPDEESIRDAIGELTNNIAGVFKTKYHEQYGNVALGLPLIVSGMLRTVAEGSSQDQSGGSSSMNVQCKGVTIPFMSLDGKFALRVMVYM
- a CDS encoding diguanylate cyclase response regulator; the protein is MRSDLRIAIVANEKRGDGNIELRLQSKGYQVVTLTTPSSVMGFIYSDPPDVILMDLSSPDEAFLGIIRSLKDDFFFSTIPVIGMMPEPAAEFFDWEEYPLDDFVTFPLNFRELFTRIVLSLRRLRRVFDNNPLTRLPGNTSIQRAIEQTVGKPMAVCYVDINHFKQYNDVYGFTHGDEVLRMLGRIVSNAVKDAGDGFAGHIGGDDFVFIVPFDQAEAVAGRIIANFTAVVSELFNEEEKRNGFFLAHDRKGNEEKVPLMGVAIAVVPTDSPKIGHYAKVAEVAAELKTLAKQSHKSCFVVDRRKF
- a CDS encoding C4-dicarboxylate ABC transporter permease — its product is MSGPIVGVYGICAMFFMLFVLRIPAAFTLMMVGFLGIATVTTWDAALAMLGSELWGSFSNYGLTVIPLFILVGEIVHYAGYNNSLYHATYKWFGHKRGGLAMTTILASAAFSAISGSNTATAATMSAVAIPAMKEYKYHPLLNAGSVAAGATLGVLIPPSIVLVVYGLYTGQSIGKLFFGNVIPSAILTILILLTVVWICRRHPDWGPEGPRSGWGERFAALPEAIDILILFAIIMYALFTGVVTATEAAAVSCFLALVICGLRRKLTWQKLTGAFVDTLRISCMVFMIVAGAVIFAKFLTITRLPYETAEWISSLDLPRWMVLWVILACYIIGGCIMDALAFLLVSLPIFYPLVTQLGYDPIWFGQVITIVTTMGSIMPPIGICCYVVSGMSGIPLGTVFRSGLYYMPSYIASIAILMASPYWTVLVLADLVK
- a CDS encoding C4-dicarboxylate ABC transporter permease produces the protein MERVFGIISKAFMVVGGVALLALVLLATGNVASRIGRAPFAGTYEIVSFLGAIVIAGALGHTQRRKDHIVVDILSERFPAPVKRLLDAVNHAVTCGLFGIAAWQVWVWGDKLRLSGELSETLKLTYYPFVYVVAAGFGVLAGVSFIDCIKTVLRGKESEE
- a CDS encoding indolepyruvate oxidoreductase encodes the protein MTGGEQLIISGVGGQGILFVTRILAETAIRTGMPVMTSETHGMAQRGGVVISHLKAGEFSSPLVRPGRADGLLAMKEENIALHRHFLRPGGWIVANASRVPAGLEGHPVHVIDADALALEIGSPQAVNLILLGFALARLTDAGLFCSTSQVIATIEHRLGEKGALRAASLKALRLGMERAEA
- a CDS encoding C4-dicarboxylate ABC transporter substrate-binding protein, encoding MKRFTLFMLLALLLASLAPAAGTARAQSAITLTYANFPPAATFPGVQMERWAKEVEKRTGGRVKVKTFPGGTLLNAKNMFEGVTSGIADIGNFAMSYQPGRFPVSEAVDLPLGFTSARVASLVLYDLIEKYKPREFEKVKVLTVFTCPPTNFMTKAPVRRLADLKGMELRVAGTSAEVAKRLGAVPVAMPQSETPEAIQKGIVKGMISSLEILQDLKFASYTPYATIANLPVVSFAVVMNKSKWNSLPADVKKALDGLSRDQAAWTGEYADRHVQESLAWAKKGYQHQVFTLPAADQKQINALLSPMVDDYVKKVSAQGLNGKQIVADVQAFRKKYETPAKKTR
- a CDS encoding phenylacetate--CoA ligase, with translation MLTRFPAHYSSPAELERLQLDGLRWTVNHAWRNSPFYRSRLEEAGVTPDDVTGLADIAKLPFTSADDLRDGYPFPLRAATHEQLVRIHSSSGTTGKRKILCYTQKDVDDWADMFCRCYEMAGVTREDRVQICVGYGLWTAGAGFQLGCERYGALAVPVGPGNLDIQTTFLVDLQSTVVCCTASMGLLLAEEVQRRDLRDKIAVRKVILGAERSSEAILAKIRECLGAESVHDITGLTEVYGPGTGLSCGAPGADGSIHYWADYYLLEILDPETLQPVQPGEVGEMVFTTLRKEGAPLIRYRSRDLTRLVPGDCPCGCVLPRHDRILGRSDDVVIFRGVNIYPGQIDEILDRIDGLGSEFQVVLDRGADGRDHMTIRVERAEDAAPTADALLCKAIVSGVKHSLMVSCEVDLLPYGELPRSERKTRRMFDNRAY
- a CDS encoding indolepyruvate oxidoreductase — translated: MSERKLLLGNDAMAHGLVESGCSVVASYPGTPASEILSGVALWRERYGVPMHVEWAVNEKVAFEIAYAAAQSGLRAATAMKQVGLNVASDPFMSAAYLGVTGGFVVISADDPGPHSSQTEQDSRLTAMSAKVPVLDPDSPNQARELIAAGFELSEAFRVPVMLRPTTRVCHANQDILPGPVAPSERTAAFVKDPARWAATPVFRHKLHLKLEEKLAGIAAWEPTAPRLLNPGVSSRKALVASGVAAAHAREVLADLGLRDVLPLWQVVQPYPLHTAFVERLLADYDEILVLEETTGVMELQLADRHRVKGKRSGFVPEVGELSPELVERLVAAFAGIPAAPSVAPPTGGGRRPTLCPGCPHRASFYAIKRAAPKGIYPSDIGCYTLGLNLGGVDTVLCMGAAVSQAAGFYHAYKLSGQVPDIVATIGDSTFFHAGIPPLIDAVVQDARFVLVILDNATTAMTGNQPTPALGWGAGGVPTATVDMEGLVKACGVRFCRSGEPGNLPAFTALMKEAVAFARTDGLAVVIARQPCVVDRTYTGERPPKRAVRVSDACNGCRFCTTQFECPALVYDEETKRVVVDTLVCSKCGVCVDVCPRLAIEEVGK